ccacacccacacacaccacacccacacccacacactACCCTAACACTACCCTAACCCTATTCTAACCCAGATCAACCTTCTCACAACTTACCCTCCATTACCCTACCTCCCCACTCGTTACCCTGTTCCATTCCATTCTACAACTCCAACCACCATCCATCTCTCTACTTACTACTACCATCCACCGCCCATCATAACCGTTACCCTCCAATTACCATATCCAACTCCACTACCATTACCCTACTATTACCCTACCATCCACCATGTCCTACTCACTGTACTGTTGTTCTACCCTCCATATTGAAACGTTAACAAATAATCGTAAATAATACACATACACTTACCCTACCACTCTAATCCCACTACCACATGCCATAGCCATCCTCACTTGTATTCTGATCGGTCATACGCACACGGATGCTACAGTATATACCACTCTCAAACTTACCCTACTCTCACACTCCAATCCATGGCCCATCTCTCTCACTAAATCAGTACTAAATGCACCCACATCATTATTCACGGCACTTGCCTCAGCGGTCTATACCCTGTGCCATTTACCCATAAAGCCCATCATTATCcacattttaatatttatatCTTATTCGGCGGCcccaaatattgtataaCTGCTCTTAATGCATACGTTATACCACTTTTACGCCATATACTTACCACTTAATTTATATACACTTATGTCAATATTACAGAAAAATCACCACTAAAATCacctaaacataaaaatattttaccTTTCAACTTTACGAAATAAACACTTTGACTTGAAGTATGAGCACTACCATGACGTCATTAATGTAAAAGTTCCTTAATATTgctattttcttgaacGGATGACATTTCATGTTGAATGTGGTAACCCAATAGCATGATATGAGTAATGTTtagacaaagaaaacataTAGTAGTAAACGTTTAATCCGGTAGTACTTAAGAAACCATAGTTTCTATGTGCAAAAACAGTACCTAGGTAATTATTACATTTACATAACATATAGAAAGGTCCAATAAACTTACTACATTATGATATATAAACTAGATCGTAATTCATAACGTCAACACCCAAAAGCATGATACGAGTAATGtttagtattttttcagtattGTTTCAATAATGCGGTACAGAGGAATAGCATACAGTAACAAAATCTTCAATCAACTTGCAACCAAAAAACCCTCAGTTTATATGTACAAAATAGTAATTCCATGTATCTTCCTTTTTGGTGAGatcaaagttttcaatagttgaacctaaaacaaaattccACGATATGAGGAGACTATCACCCTTCCTAGAgataaaattttaattAGCCCGTCTACTTTCTCAAAAATTACAGAGGAATTTTCTGAAGCTATTAATAGAAGTAAGCAGCTAAAGGCTTAATATGAAAAAACATACAGCCCGAGCCTGTACTAAATGTAACGTAAAATTTTGCCTACGATCTTGTTATATGCCAtgaaaagtttcttttgatgatgacaatTGTTTTAAGCTAGCTTTTTTCGGTAATACTACGAAAATTCTAAAATGATCAGTGTGGATACCGAACTATAAATAGGGATGAATGGAGTGAACTTCAAGTACTGATGCATTTGCTAATAACTAGTTGCTCACATTTAAAGTTCTTTGTCGTTTACAGGCAACTGTTTACCAACGCTGGACAGATAAACATCTAGAAGTCAATGTTTGGCCAGTAATGCTTttctagttttttttccagtAATTATGATGGCATTACGTATAAACGGAGAGTGATGACGTTTTAAAAGTCATTTGATCATACGCAGTTTTTCACTTCGAAATTTATAGCGCTAATTCTCTCCTATAGGGGCATATATGAAGACAGTTAGACTGAACAAAAGAATTTAAATCTTGCGTATGTAGGTCTTTAGAGTTTCACAGTTGATGTTTATCGCTGCAAATTTATATAAATCATCATACTGATACTGCTATAATATTTCCTTGTTCAATATTAAGTGATGGCTTTAAGATAGTCGTTTTTTACAGAGCTTTAGGCAAGAATCTGAGTTTGAGCGTTACAAAGGTGGTTGCTTCAGGCATGTGCCTGGGAAATGAACCTAATTGtatctttatatttttaaatagTTATGAGGAGTGAGATgcattattatatttattatagAGTGAATATTGAGGACTGCCTCGGATTTAACGCACCGCAAGCGTATATTCTACTATTTAATTATACCCACTTTTGTAATATAATTATTAATACAATATGTTTTTATTAAAGAGAGTGCAGAGAATCGAAAACCTAAAGAGTAGATTTGAAATCTAATAGTTTCACCTTAAAACACATCTCCTTTTAAAACTTATTGTAATTATTCATTagaatttttatatttaattAATCTATCCTTTTTactaatgaaaaattctttaaataaaaaaatctatACATCCACTAGAAAGTATATATAAATTTGGGGTACCTGCAatctttatttattttatttgaagTAATAGGaattatttatattattgTGATAAGAAGTAGTATTCTATTATTATAACtatattaataaaaaattttattttctattgaaAACCAATTTTTTACACCAAATATCAGACACGCTTTGTCTATTTCTATCATATAGCGACTGTGATATAATGCGCGCGTGTTTTGAACGGCATTTTTTTAGCCTGCGAATATGGATAGATGATGGTTTTAGGAAACATATGAACGAACTACCAGGACGTAATAACTGCAAAATAATGTCTCCTGAACTACATCGCCATAGGCATGGATGGAGccaaatttgaaaatactgTAGCTTTTTTACCAtctgaaatatttgattgCTACAATTCCACGCTACCCAAGAATGTATTCCGAAGTTTTGTTACCTGGTCCTGCTATGAGAAATTCAATTCCTTAGAATTCCGCACTTGGCTATTAATGTGGTTACCACTCATTATTGCGTGGAAAATACGTGGTAAAAGACACTATCTCGTTATCGTTACTGCTCTTATGTTTGAAGTGCTGTATTTCTTATGGACATATTCGTACATATTCCGAGAACGCACCTTAGGAAAGCAAGTTTCTCAATTTGCTAAAGAGATCATTACAAATACTCCGGGTATAGACACTGAAGACTGGGAACGTGTTGCAGtaaatttcaattcttatttatatgaaaataaactttGGAATACTgagtactttttttttgatggtTCCAGCTGCCAAGAAGCGTTCAGAAAGATGCTTCTTGAGCCAttttccttgaaaaaaaatgactttGCTAATGCCAAGGTACCTGACGGATCTGTTTGTTACACTGAAAAAGCTTTGCAGGTTTATTTTACACAGATAGAGAGAAAATGGCACTGGATTAATTCTGAAGGATTTTTACACAATAAAACCACACAGAGTGTTCAATTTTCGAAACATGGTTACGGTTCCAAACTTCTCTGGGCTTTCAAGGAAGTGACAATAATGAATTCACGCTTTGCGTTCTTCAGTATTGCTTACTTAAACGGTCTCCTTACTATACCAAGACTAAGAAATTCACTGCATATCCTCTATGTATGTGCAGTTCTTTCATCTATGATAATTGAATATTTAATAGGGATCGACAAATTCAGGTTCAAATCAATGAATCTGATACATAAACTACAGTTCTTGTCATATATTACATGTGGACACGAGAAGTCTGATGCAACTAATTGGTCTCAAATTGCGAAGAGGACGAATACTTACATGTTTGAGCagaaaatttggaattCGCCAATACTGTTCTCAGATGGTATTGATTGtgaaaagttttttaaaTGGTATTTCAGTACCCCTGTATCTTCGCAAGCGTCTTTGTCAGTTGGTTCCACTGATTTTGAACTCTGGCcatatataaaagaagCACAATCAGCTTGCAATGATGTGTAATTGGTAAAGATATTGATATACTATTCTTAAAgaccaaaaaaaagctgTTAATAACCCAAGTTTAAACATTAGTAGATAATGCAATATTTGATGAAGTCTGTAGAGTGCCACTATACATCGTAATAAAATTACACAGTACGTGCTTGTACGGTCGCCATATCATGAGATTACTTGAAGCTTCCTTGAAGCTCATACCGTAACCAGTTTTATAcgtttttctttcctcATACCAACATCCTTTAACGTTTGTTGAGAGAAAATGCGGTAGTTTTTGTAAAACACCTTACGTGAAAgatattattactatttcAAGACCAAACGCGTAACGAATGTATATTCTAGTACTGCGTTAAGGTATGAGTTACCCATAATAAATTTTATTACTATTAACATTTTCTTGGAGTACTTCGTTTTCTTACTTGATGTACGTTGCTATACAGTACGCATTAAAGAAATTGCAGCTATCGTCGTGTTTGGTTCATACGGTTGAGttaatatttcaaaataatgTCCGTAATAATTATTACCGACATCTGTCTGCCTTTTATTAACATATCTCGCGTTCAACCTGTGCGTTGCTTATCGCTTGAGTAGGGGCGAAACACCTGTTGAAATCTTACGGTGAACTTTCACTATTTAAAGGACTGCTTTTCTCCAAGAGTTTTTATTATACAGAAATATCGTAGCAGTATCCCAGCGGGAGATAGATCCTTTTCAGAAATTAACGTTCATGACTGGTCAAGAGAAAATAGGCGCTAAGCGTTTTCAGATCTGCTGGAGAGTTTGGAGACGCAATATACTGCTATTCATCTTTGTATTTGCTGtttccttttattattttcgtTCAAGAGATGCAGAAGCTATAGTTAATACTACGGTAATTGCCTCACCTGTGGTGACTAGTTATCTAATGAAAGGCAAAACTACTATTGGGCGTTAGCAGGTGGTGCCAGTGGATTTTCAATTACGCTAGCAGGACTCTCCGGTGCATACGCCGCTAACAAATGTACAGCAGATTCAGGTAGTACTCATGCTGGACTGGAGCTGTAGTTACATTGGTAGCAGATGCTTTAGATGGAGTTGCTACCACTGCTGATACGATTGCTGGGGCAGCGGCTTTGACGGCAGCAGCGGCAAAAAAGATCTACTGGATATATTGCTACTATTGCTGGATTAGACTTCCATTCTTCAAGTCCTCGTAATTTCACTGCAATCAACACCACCATGCAAACAGTTGGTCTTGTATTATCAGGAGCATTTGACTATATGAACACATAGAAGGCTAATGGCTTAGAAAAGAGAGAACAAAATAACACAGTTACAGAAATGCAGCATGTTTGATATTTTAGTAGTCAGTTGGGTCTTCATGTGCCACTCACATGCGTAATAATGTGACTGAATTGGTCAACAGTATAATAGGTGTTCAAACACCTGGATCGCTACCAGATACTCTTTCTGGGGCACATTCATTGCAGAGACGCATAAGCTATTTTGACGTCAATTGGATATCATGGAATTGGGACAATGTAAATGTTGATCTTAATaaagaggtaaaaaaaagtaggCCCCTCCTTGGGGAGGAGGACGATCAATGCATGTTCGGTTGGTTCGCAAATAATCCAGGGTGGAAATATTACTGGTCGGTAACTGATAATCCTGATCCAGGATATAAAGAGAATTACTCTGACATTGGAGATGAAAATGCTGTCCACGGTGAATTATATTTTAACACATATGGGGGGTTGATGGCTTCTGTAATGACAACAAAGATGGTGCTCAATGCGAAGAGACAGCTTGTGGTTATTGATACAATTGTGGTAAAGGCCATCTGCGATTATGTTATGAaatattggaaaaaaaaggttaaCCTTACTACGATATCATTATATTTGATGTTAAAGTTATAAAGCCAGACATTTTCaatctttctttaaatCAATGAAAGAAGATGCGCAAATATTGAAAGCATTGACTACTAAGACTTAGGAAAAAGCTTCTGTTGACGATTTATAATGTTATATCAAATAATTAAATTTATTTCCTagatttttgaattgtGAGAGACATCCCTAgcatgattttttttcacatatactttcaattttaatAGAAATGGAGCCGTCAAATTTAActtattttctatttttataattgaaaattttatttattcatcTATTCtacattttattttggtgTTGGGATTTTTTTCCGGCTTAAATATATGGTCAGatcttttatttatattacACTTATCTACAATTTGTATttatatcatcaaaaagagctttttatttctatattttatttttcgtTACTTACCAATGTCTATAGAATTTCGTTCGTAAAGGCGTTTGTCTCTAGTTTGCGATAGTGTAGATACCGTCCTTGGATAGAGCACTGGAGATGGCTGGCTTTAATCTGCTGGAGTACCATGGAACACCGGTGATCATTCTGGTCACTTGGTCTGGGGCAATACCAGTCAACATGGTGGTGAAGTCACCGTAGTTGAAAACGGCTTCAGCAACTTCAACTGGGTAGGTTTCCGTTGGGTGGGCGGCTTGGAACATGTAGTATTGAGCCAAGTGAGCTCTGATATCAGAGACGTAGACACCTAATTCAACCAAATTGACTCTTTCGTCAGACTGAGCTAGAGTGGTGGTTGCGGAAGCAGTAGCAGCGATGGCAGCGACACCAGCGGCGATTGAAGTTAATTTGACCattgtatttgttttgttttttagtGCTGGTATAAGCTTAAcaggaaagaaagaaataaagatatATTCTCAAAAGCATACAGTTGAAGCAGCTCTATTTATACCCGTTCCTCTATCAGTCATCACTACTTAAACGATTCGTTAACAGATGCTCATTTAGCACCTCACATATCCTCCATATCTCATCTTTCACACAATCTCATTATCACTATGGAGATGCTCTTGTTTCTGAACGAATCATACATCTTTCATAGACTTCGTATGTGGAGTATTGTATTATGGCACTCATGTGTATTCGTATGCGCAGAATGTGGGAATGCCAATTATAGGGTGCCGAGGTGCCTTATAAAACCCTTTTCTGTGCCTGTGacatttcctttttcggtcaaaaagaatatccGAATTTTAGATTTGGACCCTCGTACAGAAGCTTATTGTTAAAGCCCATACTCAGTCTGTTCTAAACGGCTTCCATGcaagaaatatttctatcTCTTGAATTCGTACAACATTAAACGTGTGTTGGGAGTCGTATACTGTTGGCGTCTGCAAATTTGTGAATTCTCCGCGAATGCCTTGGTGCAATTACGTAATTGTAGCCGCTGAAGGCGGATGGTTTTGAGAGAAGTTGATGTTCAAAGAATCGTgtatgataaaaaaaaaaaattgtaacCAATTCGTAAATACTGAAACTCTTTGCAGTAAGAAATCTTTCATTCCCAGAGAGAACGCGGAAATATTCAGCCTAAGTCTCTCCAAAttgatttctttcattttggTAGCGAAAGACTTAGTATCAACCTCAAAAagctgaaatttttgtagATATATGTGCAGATGACATGAAGTATCCAGCTCTTTTGTGAATATGGAAGCaagtttctttcaaattattatcGACTTTTCCTCTGCCCCTTTTACCTTATAACTTTAGGAAACACTACCCTATTCATACTCAACTAAAAAAGTAGTacgttttcttctttgagaGGTATGGTGCAAACCAGTGCAATCTGATTCCAGATTGCCCTCACGTGAGGCTTCAGTAAATCTCGATCCCTCTACATATTATATTATCTCCTACTTGGCAAAATAGATGTGGCTTTagttgatgaaaatttacCACGTCAACTATTTATGTCCTTTCTACAATAAACCCCGACCTACTATCCTCTATGTTGTTTTTAACATACCATACGAGCGTCATATGTCTTTTGGTTCACTGGGGAAGACCATCACTGTTGAACGTTTGTTGAAAAGTTCgagatgatgaagattgCATAACAAAATGTAAAGTTATATTTAGAAACTATAACGGTTCAAGACATTCAACACTATAACATAGCTTGGCTGGcttgaacaaaaagaggaagaagcaAAAGCAAGAGTAAAAAGCTTCTCATATATTTCTGGCATTGTTGATCACCCAGTGCAAGCCCAATTTCGCCTGTGCTTTTCTTAAATTGTTTCTGACAACACCGAGGTTTTCGCTGCAGAAAAGGACATATGGTGGTAATTTGTATAAGGGGTTAAGGGTCCAAAAATTTGCTACCCTATCGCTCACTATAGCAAAATATCTCGAGAGATATCCGAGGAGTTAAAACTGACTAGACCTGTTGCGTAAACCTCATGCAAGCAGTACTCTTCGAGGATTTAAGCTTTGGAACTGCTTTCAAAGTTGAGAGTATATAAGGTGTTATGATCTTGGAATAAGGTTTTTCATCGTTCTTCCTTGTTCTCTATTTTCATTGGTTGATCAGTTGTTAAATTTTGTCTCTTTCGAAAATAAGGATATTTGAAGACAACGCAACGCTATCAATATGCAATTGTTTTCCATCCTCTCTTTGTTGTCATCATTGATGTGTTCATTGACCGTTTTAGGGTCTTCCGCAAGTTCCTATGTTAAGTTTCCTGTTCAAAAGTTTGCTGATATTATAAATATAGGCACACAGGATGTTTCTACCGtcttcaaaagaaatgagGTTCTTAACACCACAGTGATAAATGGAATAGGAGTGTATGTTGTCAAGATGGAAATCGGAACGCCTCCACAAACGGTGTACCTACAGTTAGATACTGGCTCTTCAGATATGATTGTGAATAATGCTGACATTGCCTATTGCAAATCGATGTCTGACGGATCTGACTACGCTTCAACTGATAATTACGAACTCACGGCAACATTCACTGGGCCTCGTTCTACTACCACCTCACCAGAGCTTATAACACTGTCCGCTCTTATAGGGGTAAATTCAATGCAAGAAACTCATCTACTTTTAAGAATAACGCGACTTTCTTCAATGACATATACGTATTAGAAGGAACCTATGGTACGGACGTTGTCTctttaaagaatttttcaccTTAAATAATATCATTGTTGGCCTATTAAATTATAAAATGGGCAATCCAAGTGGCATTTTAGGCATATCCCTTCCCCTTGCAGAATTTACAGataat
This sequence is a window from Saccharomyces cerevisiae S288C chromosome VII, complete sequence. Protein-coding genes within it:
- the PAU11 gene encoding seripauperin PAU11 (hypothetical protein; member of the seripauperin multigene family encoded mainly in subtelomeric regions; mRNA expression appears to be regulated by SUT1 and UPC2), which produces MVKLTSIAAGVAAIAATASATTTLAQSDERVNLVELGVYVSDIRAHLAQYYMFQAAHPTETYPVEVAEAVFNYGDFTTMLTGIAPDQVTRMITGVPWYSSRLKPAISSALSKDGIYTIAN
- a CDS encoding uncharacterized protein (hypothetical protein; null mutant displays elevated sensitivity to expression of a mutant huntingtin fragment or of alpha-synuclein; YGL262W is not an essential gene), translated to MRNNVTELVNSIIGVQTPGSLPDTLSGAHSLQRRISYFDVNWISWNWDNVNVDLNKEVKKSRPLLGEEDDQCMFGWFANNPGWKYYWSVTDNPDPGYKENYSDIGDENAVHGELYFNTYGGLMASVMTTKMVLNAKRQLVVIDTIVVKAICDYVMKYWKKKVNLTTISLYLMLKL
- the COS12 gene encoding Cos12p (Endosomal protein involved in turnover of plasma membrane proteins; member of the DUP380 subfamily of conserved, often subtelomeric COS genes; required for the multivesicular vesicle body sorting pathway that internalizes plasma membrane proteins for degradation; Cos proteins provide ubiquitin in trans for nonubiquitinated cargo proteins), which codes for MDGAKFENTVAFLPSEIFDCYNSTLPKNVFRSFVTWSCYEKFNSLEFRTWLLMWLPLIIAWKIRGKRHYLVIVTALMFEVLYFLWTYSYIFRERTLGKQVSQFAKEIITNTPGIDTEDWERVAVNFNSYLYENKLWNTEYFFFDGSSCQEAFRKMLLEPFSLKKNDFANAKVPDGSVCYTEKALQVYFTQIERKWHWINSEGFLHNKTTQSVQFSKHGYGSKLLWAFKEVTIMNSRFAFFSIAYLNGLLTIPRLRNSLHILYVCAVLSSMIIEYLIGIDKFRFKSMNLIHKLQFLSYITCGHEKSDATNWSQIAKRTNTYMFEQKIWNSPILFSDGIDCEKFFKWYFSTPVSSQASLSVGSTDFELWPYIKEAQSACNDV
- a CDS encoding uncharacterized protein (hypothetical protein; transcription is significantly increased in a NAP1 deletion background; deletion mutant has increased accumulation of nickel and selenium), which gives rise to MEMLLFLNESYIFHRLRMWSIVLWHSCVFVCAECGNANYRVPRCLIKPFSVPVTFPFSVKKNIRILDLDPRTEAYC
- the YPS5 gene encoding Yps5p (Protein with similarity to GPI-anchored aspartic proteases; such proteases are Yap1p and Yap3p; mCherry fusion protein localizes to the vacuole), which produces MQLFSILSLLSSLMCSLTVLGSSASSYVKFPVQKFADIINIGTQDVSTVFKRNEVLNTTVINGIGVYVVKMEIGTPPQTVYLQLDTGSSDMIVNNADIAYCKSMSDGSDYASTDNYELTATFTGPRSTTTSPELITLSALIGVNSMQETHLLLRITRLSSMTYTY